GTCGACCTCCAATCCTGCAAAAAACCCAGGGTACAATAAAAAATTAAAAATCTCTAAATTTACCTTTTTAAATCTAACAAACCTTGATGTATAATATAATTAAAATTGTAGATCTCCTATAAGGGATTGAAACAAACTTGAACTTTTAAAAATATTTATGTAGAGTTTTAATTGCTAATATCATTTCACATCATAAGGAGGTGATTAAAGGAGGTGATTAAATAATATCCCCACAATATCACACAATTAATGAGGAGGTGAAGTATTGTGAAAAAATTTATTAGTACCCTACTTTTTATACTTTTTTCATTCTTGTTTTTAACCATTTCCTCTGGAGTAGAAAATAAAGTTGAAATATGGAGTTGGAGATCCCAAGATGCAGAAGTATGGGCAAGAGTAGAGAAAGAGTTAAATAAGAAGGGAATTCCTGTAAAAATAGATTTTAGACCTTTTGTCCCTACAGAATATGATGCAAAGGTAATGCTTGCACTACAAGGAGGTACGGGTCCTGATATTTTCTACTCAAGAAGACTCCCAGGTGGAAGAACCCAAGCACTTATTGATGCAGGTTTTATAGAACCACTGGATGGAAAAATTAAGTTTACATACTTTACTAGTAATACTTTAAAATATATAAGAAGTGGTGGGAAAACTTATGGAGTTCCGTTTGCATTACAAGTTGTAGGAATCTTTTACAACAAAGATATATATGACAAATTTGGGCTTAAAGAACCCGAAACCTGGGATGAGCTCATTAATAATTGTGAAATTTTAAAGAAGAATGGAGTAACACCTTTCTTTATACCTGGAAAAGAAGCATGGACTTTAGCTATGCAGCATGCTATGTGCGGAGTAAGCGTACTTGGTCCAGAATGGATCAGAGATCTAACTAATGGTAAAACCAATTTCTTAGATCCTAAATTTATCGATCTAAACAAGAGATTAAATGATTTAAAGAAATATTATCAAGATGGATTCTTAGCAAATTC
Above is a window of Dictyoglomus sp. NZ13-RE01 DNA encoding:
- a CDS encoding ABC transporter substrate-binding protein — encoded protein: MKKFISTLLFILFSFLFLTISSGVENKVEIWSWRSQDAEVWARVEKELNKKGIPVKIDFRPFVPTEYDAKVMLALQGGTGPDIFYSRRLPGGRTQALIDAGFIEPLDGKIKFTYFTSNTLKYIRSGGKTYGVPFALQVVGIFYNKDIYDKFGLKEPETWDELINNCEILKKNGVTPFFIPGKEAWTLAMQHAMCGVSVLGPEWIRDLTNGKTNFLDPKFIDLNKRLNDLKKYYQDGFLANSTTDQDSAFAFGQAAMVFYGIWGLQTWRQLNPKINVGYFMVPPLTKDRKPYAYVYMDGAFSLVKGAKNRDMALKVLEFTATPDFGTIFSNITYNIPAVLGAKIPQDPLLLEVLEVSKKHASPYVYWVGSVFVTQKPSLYDDILAPGMQAMYAGKITPEELAQNAQNGISQWYKPLMKKR